Part of the Lucilia cuprina isolate Lc7/37 chromosome 5, ASM2204524v1, whole genome shotgun sequence genome is shown below.
ataacttAGAAACATAGTTTAtgcaatttaaacaataaatgaataGAAAACCTTCAAACAACATGAATTTTCAAGCCAACATTTAGAAATGGTGAGGTATCATGAGTACTAATATTTAAAAGGAGTGTTTATGTTCAAGAAAGTTGTAAAGAAATCTTCTATATATATGGCGCTACGGAAAAATGTGTCAATtgttgcaaaaaatttaaatgattttcaaaatctttcgattatttattaattttataatccaATAGTAATCCAAGTAGAGTggtatttgaaagtttttaataaaacacgtACAAAACatacagaaataaaatatatgtatagttTGTACACACTGTTGTGTTTGTagctatatatattttaaatatgaaattttcaccacgtactttatttttgttttatatagttGGAGTTGGttgcataaatttttattaaaaaaaattaaactatttatagttttgattataaataaatatgggtTTAAATAATATGTGCAACCTTTTCTAATTATGAGTTTATAAAACCTTTAAtgtaatacattttaatatatttgtggTTAGACACACAACTACAAAAAAGCCACGTTTCAATCTAATAAACTTGAAAAGTCTTGAAAtggtataaaatacatacatatagtctATTAACAATAAGAATAATgcaataaatcttttaaacaaaaaataaaattgtatttcaaaagtTATGTTTGGCCGGTAGCCAAATTTGAAGAAAAGATCAGTTTTTATACTACCATTGGCAAGTAGTATATATTGTATTagagttttcaaaatttaaagttatatcaaaacaaaatattgaacaaatgtctaaaaatatttacctaggtaattaaaaactagactatagactggactatagactagattatagactagactatagactagactatagactagactatagactagactatagactagactatagactggactatagactagactatagactggactatagactagactatagactagactatagactagactatagactagactatagactagactatagactagactatagactagactatagcctagactatagactagactatagactagactatagcctagactataggctagtctatagcctataggctagtctatagcctatacactagactttagactagactatagactacactttagactagactatagtttagcctttattttagactatagactacatactaTTTTGTTaccaattaattaatatatattgaaattaaattaaaataggtTTCAAATTCATAACaagactacgctatagactaaactatagactagattatcaAATTATAGTAGATTCCAAATTCAAAACGTAATTCGTTAACACCCCCTAGCTGTTTTAGTGGAATTTGATTTTAAACTGACTAGCCTTTTACAAGTTACAACTATTTTCACTTTTTGAATTGTATTaacacgaaaaaataaaattttaaattatacaatttttcccACTGTACTTAAcgtatgtgtttatttttcaatatactaCTAAATTCTACCATCTCTATCATCTGTTACTACCTACTACTTATTTAACGCAACCCTgtctaataacaacaaaaatttgtttttctacgcattttttatttaatttttacacaaaaacacaaGGTTCGTGTAAAACAAGTGCaaggtttattatttttttattgcataaaaggataaatattaaattaacaatttaaaaagaacACTAGACAACAATGTATTCTTTCATGATAAGAATGTAAAATATAACTTTTGCACCAAGTAGTGTATAgattttaacactttaaaaaagtttttggcGTTGAACAGAAAACCTTTAAtggaaaactaaaacaacaaaacaaatgactaattattattaaaaaaaaaaacaaataaaatttaatcataTAAAGGTAATTATCAAGGGGAATTagttaacaacaacaaagtagaactttttgtaagaaaagGGAACAACCCGTTTGGGTAGAAAGTGCAGCCAGCCAATAACAACCACCTGTCTTTTCTTCAACTTTGAAGTGccatttggaaaaatttaacgcaaatattttaattttataacaaatactatttaaataattataattgttaacAACTGATAATTTAACGAAACATTTTGTGGCAGTTAAATTGCTAACATTGCCTAGTGATCTCATTcgttaagaattttttgttaagGACATTATGACAGCACGCAATCCTCAAACTTTAATGGCTCTGCCGAGCGATGAAAGTtttgattttctatttaaagttgTTCTAATTGGTGATGCTGGCACTGGCAAAACCTGCATAGTGGAACGTTTTAAAACGGGCAATTTTATAGAACGTCATGGTAATACTATTGGTGTGGATTTCTCCATGAAAACCATTAACATAGAAGGAAAGTTGGTTAAGGTAAGCAAACTGAATTTAAATGTATGTACCTATACTGATAGTAGTTTCTTATGCATGGTTTAACTTTCAGTTACAAATTTGGGACACTGCTGGTCAGGAACGTTTTCGTACAATAACCCAAAGTTATTATCGTTCCGCAAATGGTGTAATTTTAGGTATGTTTAATCGTCATTTCATGAATGTTAAGAAAAACGCCCATAATTTGCATTTTAGATTATGTGCACATATTGTTTAGTTTGTTATAGTTTTGGGATAATTAATATGACTTTTACTTTGTACTGCTGTGCTTCTTTACGGCGTAGTTGCAacacaaatattatatttgcattttttaataatgattaAATAGAGATtacaaatcaaatttaaataggtagatagatagatagatagatagatagatagatagatagatagatagatagatagatagatagatagatagatagatagatagatagatagatagatatagatagatagatagatagatagatagatagatagatagatagatagatagatagatagatagatagatagatagatagatagatagatagatagatagatagatagatagatagatagatagatagatagatagatagatagataggtagatagatagatagataaatagatagatagatagatagatagatagatagatagatagatagatagatagatagatagatagatagatagatagatagatagatagatagatagatagataggcagatagatagctagatagatagatagatagatagatagatagatagatagatagatagatagatatatagatatatagatatatagatatatagacatatagatatatagatatatagatatatagatatatagatatatagatatatagatatatagatatatagatatatagatatatagatatatagatatatagatatatagatatatagatatatagatatatagatatatagatatatagatagatagatagatagagatagatagatagatagatagatagatagatagatagatagatagatagatagatagatagatagatagatagatagatagatagatagatagatagatagatagatagatagagagatagagagatagatagatagatagatagatagatagatagatagatagatagatagatagatagatagattgatagatagatagatagatagatagatatataacaTTCTCCTATAGAAGACTTCTCCTTTAACATACTATTTTCttgcattttttcttaaagtttacgACATCACCAGTCGAGAATCCTTTAGTAATCTTCAAAAGTGGATAGAAGAGGTACGTCGCTACACTGCCTCCAGCGTTATGTTAATAGTTGTAGGCAATAAATGTGATTTGGAGGACGAACGTGAAGTGGAATTCGAAGAAGCTCAACAAATGTGCCAGTATATACCGGAAGTGTTGTTAGTAATGGAAACCTCAGCCAAGGAGAATCGTAATGTAGATGATGCTTTTGTAACATTGGCCAGTGAATTGAAACGACGTATAGATACCAGTATAAGGCAAGAAGAGAATGCCGATGATGAGGCCATTAAATTGGGTCACAGTAAACCTTTGAGACAGTGCAGTAGTTCTTGCAATTTAACGTAAAATTTAACGATAATCTCAATTTAAGTCtcgtaattgtttttaaaaagaaaattgtgatttgtttatttttttttgtttaattaattcttttttttttttttgtttgttttgtttcttgcaatatattttaagttaatttttatttaatttagtttcagAATTAGTGAGATTGATTTAAATCTTATTGGTTTTGAAAcagatattttacttttatattttaatattagaaatataACAAACGGtacaaatgttaataaatttgtattccAATTTTATGGTCAAttagtgttttttaatttttacattatttaatatcatttgaatgttttttaatttaaaataaatctaacatcacttttcattaaaacaaacGTCCTTTTATAGATTTGTAGTCTACTACGttataagaaattattaaaaaaatatttaataaaaaatcgaatAATTAAAGGTCTTTTTGTTTGAGAGATTTTAGAAAAGTGGtttttaagaaatatcaatTTGTTGACTTCTCTatgattagaaaaaaaaacatattttagctgattaaagtatttatttttcagaaTATTGTTTAGCTTATAATCaagagaattttataaaaaaaaaaattgaaacaaaaaaaaattcaattatatttacacttattaacttattaataataattactttttatttaatttagtttttttacttttacgtACATGCCGATTCGTATCTTTTGTTTTGCCATTGCCAGCAGACGAACTCGTAAGATCATAACGAAATATTATACAACGACGAtcgaaaaatactttaagatagatagatagatagatagatagatagatagatagagagatagagagatagatagatagatagatagatagatagatagatagatagatagatagatagatagatagattgatagatagatagatagatagatagatatataacaTTCTCCTATAGAAGACTTCTCCTTTAACATACTATTTTCttgcattttttcttaaagtttacgACATCACCAGTCGAGAATCCTTTAGTAATCTTCAAAAGTGGATAGAAGAGGTACGTCGCTACACTGCCTCCAGCGTTATGTTAATAGTTGTAGGCAATAAATGTGATTTGGAGGACGAACGTGAAGTGGAATTCGAAGAAGCTCAACAAATGTGCCAGTATATACCGGAAGTGTTGTTAGTAATGGAAACCTCAGCCAAGGAGAATCGTAATGTAGATGATGCTTTTGTAACATTGGCCAGTGAATTGAAACGACGTATAGATACCAGTATAAGGCAAGAAGAGAATGCCGATGATGAGGCCATTAAATTGGGTCACAGTAAACCTTTGAGACAGTGCAGTAGTTCTTGCAATTTAACGTAAAATTTAACGATAATCTCAATTTAAGTCtcgtaattgtttttaaaaaagaaaattgtgatttgtttatttttttttgtttaattaattcttttttttttttttttgtttgttttgtttcttgcaatatattttaagttaatttttatttaatttagtttcagAATTAGTGAGATTGATTTAAATCTTATTGGTTTTGAAAcagatattttacttttatattttaatattagaaatataACAAACGGtacaaatgttaataaatttgtattccAATTTTATGGTCAAttagtgttttttaatttttacattatttaatatcatttgaatgttttttaatttaaaataaatctaacatcacttttcattaaaacaaacGTCCTTTTATAGATTTGTAGTCTACTACGttataagaaattattaaaaaaatatttaataaaaaatcgaatAATTAAAGGTCTTTTTGTTTGAGAGATTTTAGAAAAGTGGtttttaagaaatatcaatTTGTTGACTTCTCTatgattagaaaaaaaaacatattttagctgattaaagtatttatttttcagaaTATTGTTTAGCTTATAATCaagagaattttataaaaaaataaattgaaacaaaaaaaaattcaattatatttacacttattaacttattaataataattactttttatttaatttagtttttttacttttacgtACATGCCGATTCGTATCTTTTGTTTTGCCATTGCCAGCAGACGAACTCGTAAGATCATAACGAAATATTATACAACGACGAtcgaaaaatactttaagatcctagaaaaaataaataatttattaattttttaaactaatatacTAAAAAGTAATAGTTTAAATCGACTTGATATTGTCCTTTCATCTTAGTTATAattgtaaataacaaataaatttctttcaaatttgatttaaaataactCTCTTGAATAATAAATACCTTGGGATCATAACGATAACctaatgattttaaaaacaaatagattTCCTGTAGATCGATGGGTTCATACATCAATATAGTTTCATGCAATTTAGGATTGGAACACACCAAGTTGTACCACGCTATGTGAAAGGGTAATAAGGGCTGTGGAGTCtgcaaaattaagaaatttttatttaaattaataatgaaatatttaaatacatatgcatTAAGTTATATAAATAGTCTTTACCTTTGTTGCATCTGCAGGACCTTTTGAGGAAATATTATTTGGATATCAAAACAAACTTTCACTTTACTCCTTAAACaagttctattttaaaaatctttcgaAATTTTCCGATAAAAATTTCAGCgatttcaaaaagtatttctGATCATTCTCAGAAACTTTAACACGTCAAGTAAacatatccatctatctatttatctatctatctatctatctatctatctttctatctagctatctatatagatatctatctatctatctatctatctatctatctatctatctatctatctatctatctatctatctatctatttatctatctatcaatctatctatctatctatctatctatctatctatctatatatctatttatctatttatatatctatctatctatctatctttctagctatctacctatctatctatctatctatctatctatctatctatctatctatctatctatttaacaTGGGTTctccaaaattataaaaataaaagaatatcagCTTACCTTTTTCGTAACATTCGTCTGCAATATATACTGTTCGTCCAAAAGTTCAGCTTTCAGATCTAAAGAATACCGTAACATTTCACGACCACTAGAATCTTGAAGATTTAGCTTTGTCTTCGCCACATCTAGAACATTTTCAACTAGTTCCCTGGGACTTTCATTAGATAAAATAACGGAATGATCGCGAGTTTTTGTTACAGCTGTTTTACTTTTCAAAGCCTCTTTTGAAGTACACGGACGTTCCAAGTCATCCAGCGTAATAACATCTTCTTGTGGTTGTATCTCATCCTCAACTTCATCATCCATTAAAATAGGATGAGTTTGATTGTAAATATATTCCAACATTTTTACGGCCTGTTTACGTTTTAAAGGTTTTATGCCAAAATTATACAATTCCTTAAGTAATTCTGCTTCCGAGTACTTCATATAGTCCGGTTTCGGTGAGGAAGTATAACGCAAAgtataagttttattattataggtTATTGTTTGTTTGGTAGTGCTAACTTCTGGATCAGgagatttttgactttttttaaaacttatttctgcaGTTAAAAGTTGTTCTATACCCTCAGGAGGTTTTTTGGCTGATGGTAAAGTTTTGAGAGGACTTGTATAGACCAAACGATCGAATTCATCAAAATCATTAAGATCATTGAAAGAAGATTTTCCTTTAGAATTATTGAAATCATTGGTGGTCGAATTCGCTTCTagattatttattaaactttgaAACTTTTGTGAAGATTTATGACAATTACTATAACGTTTCATGGGAGCTGTAGTCTCAGTGGGTGAACTAAGAAAAGAGGCTTCTGTTAAAACTTTTGTGGGCGTACAGAGATTGTCTGTATAATCTATAGGTTCAGAATGTTCTTCTAATATGCCAAAATCACTGCGATCAAATTTCATATCATCTTGTAAAGGAGGTGTTGAGGGGGTAGTGTATTTGGAGGTCAGAACACCAAAATCACTGTAAGACTCTTCAGCTGTTAGGGCaacttttattaaagatttatctTTATCCTTTAAATCCAAATATGAAGAATTCTTTTTCTCATTAACTTCTACAggaaattcaattattttctctttattagAATCTAGCAAATCTTCATCACTTGCATTATCATTATCGGGTATACTAATGacgtcatcatcatcttcatcatcattatccTCCTGTTCTGATACCTCGGAAGTGTGAAATTTTCCAGTTTTATTGGCCTGCCAAATGGAATAGTTAATTTCATCATCGGATAATACTAAACAATCatcttcttcatcatcatcttctGCTGGTTGTAAATCTTCATTATCATCTTCTGTTCCATTTTGGGTTAAATCTATGAGATTACTTTTGCTAAATGATTGGGACTTGCTTAGATATTTGGGTGGAGTTTTAGCAGTAAATGAGgtggattttctttttaatgtcgGATTATTATCAATAGTCACATCGAAATCCATGGTAAAGTTAGTATAATTATCATACTTTTCAGGTGTTTTAATAGAAggtaaaatttgtgtaaaacttttggttttattaaaatcagtCTTTTGTAACTGCTTAGAAGTGTTGTGTGGTTCATTTAGATATTTATTACACAATTCCCGAAACATAGTATCATTAGCAGTTAGACTATCTTTAATAAGTTCTTTTTCCTTAGTGGTGATATCTTTGGCTTTATTTTCCTTAGAGGCGGCCGTTTCCTTGTGAAAACAAGTTTCCAATTGTTTAGATCCTTGAAAATTAAGAAAGGAAGTATTTGTTTGATCCATAGCTATTTCTTGCAAAACaatgtcatcatcatcaacatcccCATACGTATctttatttgtaacaaattcCCTTAAAGGTTCTTGTGTATCCAAACTGAGCGTTAACTTGAAAGATTCTTCTTTCTCATTCTTTTTGAAACATGTTTCTTCATTGTCACTTATTTCCAGGGAcaatttaaaggatttttcttttgttttagaaGATTCTtcctttgttttcttttctatgaaattttcttCATTATCACTTATATCCAGAGTAAATTCTAAAGATTCTTCTTTTgtaaacttttctatgaaattttcttCACTCTCACTagtttccaaagaaaattttaaagattcttCTTTCATTGTATTCTCTTTAAAGTTAACTTCTGTTGTCGGTGACAATTCAAAAGATTCTTCTTTGGTTTTCTTTTCCAGAcaggatttttcttttttattcgtttCTAAAGGAAACTTTAAAGATTCTTTATATGTCTTTTCTTTGAAAAGTTCCTCCACCTCATTTGTCTCCATGCTGAgagttaatttaaaagtttcttcCTTATTTTCTTGCAGATATTTTGATATTTGAGAATTTCTATTAATATCCGACAAATCATGATCTTTTTTCTCATATTGTAAAGGCGATTCAGTGAAGTCGATATCTTCATCTTGTGATGGAGAATCAGCAAATAAATCGATTTCTACTATAGGTTTACTTTGATTTAAATTATGATTGGATTGATTATCGGGGGTGGGAGAAAAATCGTATTGGGTTAAATCGATTACTTGATCATCACAGGGTAGGGGAATGTTGGAAATTGAGGGAGCTGAAAGTGAAAAAGAACaagaatatgttttaaaaacttacaatttgataagtgttataaatttctaattGCAGAAGAGAAAAGTTCATTTAATCCACAAATAGTTTTGGAAAGCATAATAACACCTATAGTCATTCTAGTTTGCAAGAAGAAGTTTAAAATTGTCACTCTCGGTACTAATTCCGCAGAAGTTCTAGAtgtaattttagcaaaattcggatttaatcaaaatttttggttatttagtaaaattttgaaatttttgtaaaattttaaatttatgaaatttttttatatttcaaaatttttgatgaaattttggtaaaattttaaatttaataaaatttttgatttttaattaaaatattgattttttaaaaaaaaaattttaaattttgtatcgaatttttagtgaaattttcaaattttttgtgaaaagtttttttttgaaaattttaaattttgagtttTGATTGAAATCTATAacttcaaaattatagaaatcagaagaaatttaaaaaagtagattGAGAATTTATCCCCAAAAAGATAAAAGGCAGAATGTTTATAACCAAAATATTCCACTGATGAAGCACAGAATGTCGTCTAAGTTTCCTGAAATTTaaggttttattttacaaaattttagtaaaatttggaatttgttgaattttatttttgaaaatttttgaaatttctttataatattttaaaattgcaaaatttctcAGAAATGTtgggtttgttgtttttaataaaattttgataaaattttaaattttaataaaattttgaatttatggtgaaatttaaaatttttggtgaaatttcaaattttttgtgaaatttcaaattttttgtgaaatttttgatttacattcaaaattttgatttttttacaaatttatatttttatacttattaatatcgaatttttaatgaaatttcaaaatttttaacgaaaagtttttttttgaaatttaaaattttgaatttcaaaattttttcttcttttctccTTTGTGATTTCCTTTAATAAAGAACAAGgaagaaaagaaaacagaagaaacaaaaaacggATGAGTAAAATGAGAATTTTCCCCAAAAGGATAAAAGGAAGAAAGTTGTTAGGAAACCCCTAATTGTCCGATATCTGAATAACCCTGATAAAGCCCAGAATGTCGCCTAAGTAACACTCTGCTACAACTTTTGTCTAGCCATTTCAGTCTGAGCTGTCTGCGTGCTACCGACTCTATTACCCCTAAAGACTACAACTGCACATTGTCCGCTAATTATCcctactaaaatatttatactctTCCTATCGAGTCCTAATAGTACACTGGATGCTTTTGGCTTTAACATATAATATCCTTGAAACTCTACAATCCAGCCTACTGGATCTCTACTTTGTGATTCCTTTTAATAATGAACAAGgaagaaagaaaaagagaagaaaGTACAAGATGAGTAAAATGAGAATTTGCCCCCAAAAAGATAAAAGAAAGTTGGCATGAAATGGAAATCTCTAATTTTCCGTTATCTGAAAATATTCCCCTGATCACGAACAGCACGACGCCTAAGTAGCACTCTGCTACTACTCCTAATTCATCATGGAATCTTTTGTTTAGCCATTTCAGTCTGAAGACGAAGAAAGTGTCTTCAAACAAGTTGCAAAACTTCTATGTGCAACCGATCCTATTACCCCTAAGGGCTAAAACTGCGCAATGTCCGATTATTACCCCTACTAAAACCTTTATACTCTTTTTATCGAGTCTTAATAGTACACTGGATGCTTTTGGCTTCAACATACTCTATAATGACCTTAAAACCCTACAATCCAGTCTGCTGTAAGAGAATCGATtggtaaagttttttaaatttttccgaTATTAAGAAATTTGTCTAAACATATTATTCACTCACCTTTAGCAGTTGATTTATTCTGCTCCAATAATGAAGTATtctttactaaataaaaattaaataaaaattaagtaaatcgcaataaaaagttgaatttttttaaaaaactaaataaatttgcagATGTTAACaagattttacaaaaactgTGTTTGATAAAACTGCAAATCTAATTAGTTAtgttaatcaaaataaaaaatatgtgtcTAAAGTATACCTTCATCACTTGAAAAGATTTCATAAGTAGTAACACCCTCATCTACTTCCTCTAGAGAACTATTACGATTTGTATCTTTAGTCACATTTATCACAGTTGgaactaaaacaaatttataaaatattacacaaaaagAAACTCTCTTTTCAAATGTTGGGAATACCTTCTGTTTTATTATTATCCACCTGGTTATCACACTCTTCCATTTCAACATCGGAGTCGGCAAATAAATCAGGTGAATTGGATCTAGTATTTTGTGTTGCATTTATTGAATTCTGGTTACTTGCATTAGAAACTTGTATTGCATGTAAGGTTCCTTTATCAGCTACTGTCGAATTGTTATGTGTTCCTGAATTTTCAATATCAGCTTCATTTGTTTGCACATCTTCTATTAAGTCTACCCTTTTATCAAGTTTGACAGTACATGAATCATCAGATACTTCAAGAGTATGATCTTCTGAAACTTCCTTTTGTTGATGCGTACTTAATGTTGTTTCTAAGGATGTTGTAGTAGTTGCTTTAGGATAAATAACTGATTCATTTCTTTGCATATCTTCTATTAAATCTATCATTTCATCAAGTTCATTGTTATTAGACTCCTCACCGAGTTCTACGGTTTTATGACCAACATCTGATTGAGCTATAGTTTCTTCCCTTTGTGTGGTATTGATAGTAGCCTGGGTATTTATGCTACAACTAGATACTTGCATTACATCTAAGCATGTAGACTGaggtaaaagttttaaaattttttcattatctGTAGTGTTAGCAATATCATCTGCCATTATCTCgagatttttattaatgtttgtaCATTCTGCTTGTTCATTTACATCATCCTTTTTAATTACCTCTCTGACTATTATTTTTGACACCTCCTGCTCTTCTTTTTTATCATCTTCCTTAGACCAATCTAATTGTTTTCTTGAACTAAAATATTCTTCCAAATCTTTAtagatattttgtaatttttctaatgACTCTTTATTTGCTTTAGTTTTAGCATTTGGTGTTTGATCTCTACCCTGTATGGCAGTCCAATCTTTTAATAAATGACCCGCTGTTAAATTATTGATTTCAAATAAAtccttaacaaaataattatccATAGATTGATTAACATTTTCCAtacattgtaaaattttattattttcatgcatatttaattttttcaatagagCACTTTGCAGTTTATAAAGGGATTGTAAAGATTCTTTATCGTTTAGGGGTTTAATGCGAAATTgactatttaatagtttttcgatattattttgtaattttttcatttgattttcgTGAGTTCTTAAAGTAAGGGCAGTGAATTTATTGGCCCATTTGTTTTTCTGTCGACGACCATTGGCTTTGGGTAGAAAGGCGGCCGCAAAGGTGTTGTAatctagagaaaattttatgttaaggaaataaaaaaaagaatatatttttaacaaa
Proteins encoded:
- the LOC111689643 gene encoding structure-specific endonuclease subunit SLX4-like isoform X1, whose translation is MDRQTRKANLKKLQLPSTSGSKQSRKTRQTSKTSGNTAITNYFLTPEKCSKDHAKEDTTVPPKDSVVVLDFNEPKTELPQTSNISPKPATRKRGKRTKLDNFIFKDPNDIPDLIKNPKSPQNDEDLVVPEKKAKKAPKLTLSSSQTKASKARKKQTTIKSAFLRNEQLFAEIAAQHCAADQFDGDDVQLALAISRSEAESKGIEVAKENELEEEVNLMEGNNSAESIRDKLRKYGFRTAEKNDYNTFAAAFLPKANGRRQKNKWANKFTALTLRTHENQMKKLQNNIEKLLNSQFRIKPLNDKESLQSLYKLQSALLKKLNMHENNKILQCMENVNQSMDNYFVKDLFEINNLTAGHLLKDWTAIQGRDQTPNAKTKANKESLEKLQNIYKDLEEYFSSRKQLDWSKEDDKKEEQEVSKIIVREVIKKDDVNEQAECTNINKNLEIMADDIANTTDNEKILKLLPQSTCLDVMQVSSCSINTQATINTTQREETIAQSDVGHKTVELGEESNNNELDEMIDLIEDMQRNESVIYPKATTTTSLETTLSTHQQKEVSEDHTLEVSDDSCTVKLDKRVDLIEDVQTNEADIENSGTHNNSTVADKGTLHAIQVSNASNQNSINATQNTRSNSPDLFADSDVEMEECDNQVDNNKTEVPTVINVTKDTNRNSSLEEVDEGVTTYEIFSSDEVKNTSLLEQNKSTAKAPSISNIPLPCDDQVIDLTQYDFSPTPDNQSNHNLNQSKPIVEIDLFADSPSQDEDIDFTESPLQYEKKDHDLSDINRNSQISKYLQENKEETFKLTLSMETNEVEELFKEKTYKESLKFPLETNKKEKSCLEKKTKEESFELSPTTEVNFKENTMKEESLKFSLETSESEENFIEKFTKEESLEFTLDISDNEENFIEKKTKEESSKTKEKSFKLSLEISDNEETCFKKNEKEESFKLTLSLDTQEPLREFVTNKDTYGDVDDDDIVLQEIAMDQTNTSFLNFQGSKQLETCFHKETAASKENKAKDITTKEKELIKDSLTANDTMFRELCNKYLNEPHNTSKQLQKTDFNKTKSFTQILPSIKTPEKYDNYTNFTMDFDVTIDNNPTLKRKSTSFTAKTPPKYLSKSQSFSKSNLIDLTQNGTEDDNEDLQPAEDDDEEDDCLVLSDDEINYSIWQANKTGKFHTSEVSEQEDNDDEDDDDVISIPDNDNASDEDLLDSNKEKIIEFPVEVNEKKNSSYLDLKDKDKSLIKVALTAEESYSDFGVLTSKYTTPSTPPLQDDMKFDRSDFGILEEHSEPIDYTDNLCTPTKVLTEASFLSSPTETTAPMKRYSNCHKSSQKFQSLINNLEANSTTNDFNNSKGKSSFNDLNDFDEFDRLVYTSPLKTLPSAKKPPEGIEQLLTAEISFKKSQKSPDPEVSTTKQTITYNNKTYTLRYTSSPKPDYMKYSEAELLKELYNFGIKPLKRKQAVKMLEYIYNQTHPILMDDEVEDEIQPQEDVITLDDLERPCTSKEALKSKTAVTKTRDHSVILSNESPRELVENVLDVAKTKLNLQDSSGREMLRYSLDLKAELLDEQYILQTNVTKKTPQPLLPFHIAWYNLVCSNPKLHETILMYEPIDLQEIYLFLKSLGYRYDPKDLKVFFDRRCIIFRYDLTSSSAGNGKTKDTNRHVRKSKKTKLNKK
- the LOC111689643 gene encoding structure-specific endonuclease subunit SLX4-like isoform X2; translated protein: MDRQTRKANLKKLQLPSTSGSKQSRKTRQTSKTSGNTAITNYFLTPEKCSKDHAKEDTTVPPKDSVVVLDFNEPKTELPQTSNISPKPATRKRGKRTKLDNFIFKDPNDIPDLIKNPKSPQNDEDLVVPEKKAKKAPKLTLSSSQTKASKARKKQTTIKSAFLRNEQLFAEIAAQHCAADQFDGDDVQLALAISRSEAESKGIEVAKENELEEEVNLMEGNNSAESIRDKLRKYGFRTAEKNDYNTFAAAFLPKANGRRQKNKWANKFTALTLRTHENQMKKLQNNIEKLLNSQFRIKPLNDKESLQSLYKLQSALLKKLNMHENNKILQCMENVNQSMDNYFVKDLFEINNLTAGHLLKDWTAIQGRDQTPNAKTKANKESLEKLQNIYKDLEEYFSSRKQLDWSKEDDKKEEQEVSKIIVREVIKKDDVNEQAECTNINKNLEIMADDIANTTDNEKILKLLPQSTCLDVMQVSSCSINTQATINTTQREETIAQSDVGHKTVELGEESNNNELDEMIDLIEDMQRNESVIYPKATTTTSLETTLSTHQQKEVSEDHTLEVSDDSCTVKLDKRVDLIEDVQTNEADIENSGTHNNSTVADKGTLHAIQVSNASNQNSINATQNTRSNSPDLFADSDVEMEECDNQVDNNKTEVPTVINVTKDTNRNSSLEEVDEGVTTYEIFSSDEEYFIIGAE